CTTCGTGGTCGTAATCACCGTCTTCTTCACATTCGCCGAGTTCTGCGGATGGCCCTTACTTGCGGACCCCGACACTTTACTCAGCTGGCTGAAAAACATGATGCTATCTCTCCGGATCAACTTCGCGAACCTGCTCCTTCCTCTTTAAGCGTACCGCGCAAAATGTGCCACTTATACAAGGGAGccgggtgtgcctccggcggctggggctccgccccagaccccgtggctcctgcttcgcaggagactgctgggaccgtctacgcccgactcgagcgcagcgagaggagcagcggggtctggggcggagccccagccgccggaggcacatccgGCCACCCCCTGTTATGTCACGTGATACATGCCCTAACCTGGAATTTTCACGGGTGGAGGCGAGGAGGATTGGATTCAGAGAGTTTCGGGGACTTGAGTGTGGGCTGACTGGCTGATACTGACGTTTTGCGATTGGGTTTGCCGTTTTGGAGCTTGTGTGTTTGTTGTGTTTTGAGTGGttgatttgttgttttAGTTCTGCACCCCTGGAACTGGCGGATCTGTGGAAGTGTTCTCAGGACCGTAGGCTGAAGTGGTTGACGAGCCGTTTAAAAATTGGTCTGATTGCGGTCTGTTTCGTGGCTGTTTGTGAGTGTGCGGTTTTTATGGACTGTACAGTTTGTGAACGGACAAGAGAGAGTTGAAATTTTTGGGggcaatttttttttgagtttggcaGCAAGTGTCTGGTGTACAGGTGGTTCAACATGCAGTACTCGTCGCGAAGATGGATTCACTTGCCATTGTACGCAATTCCATTGTTAGTGGCTTTTCGAGTGTTTAATGCACTGTCTATTAAGACGTTTTTCCAGCCAGATGAATACTGGCAGTCGCTGGAACCGGCTCATATCGCTGTTTATGGCTACGGGTATTTGACTTGGGAATGGCGTGAACATCTCCGAAGTGCCGCTCATCCGCTTTTATTTGCGGGTGTCTATAAACTGGCCAATTGGCTCGATATTGACCCTGTTTTGGGCCCAAAACTTTTTCAGGGTGTTGTTGCGGCAATTGGCGATATTTATACCTATGAACTGGCAATTCAGGCTACTAATACTCCTTCAGCTTCAGTAGCCAAACTAGCTCTATTTGCCAATTTAGCGTCTGCTTTCAATTGGTTCTGTTTACCAAGAACGTTTTCAAACTCGCTAGAAACTGTTCTTACAACTATAGCACTGTCGTATTGGCCCTGGAAATCGTTTACTAGTGGATCTCCTATCATCTGGCCACGGTTCGTGCTGTCTCTGGCCATTGCCTCGATTGCATGTATATTCCGACCCACAAATGCtctgttgtggttgtttcTTGGAATTCATTTTCTATGGACCTCCAGCTCGTCTCGTCAGACCACTGTCAAAATCATTGCCGCGACCTCTGCTGTTCTGACGCTCTCTCTGTGTTTCAATGGCCTGGTAGATTATGTATATTTTGGCGAGCCCGTGTTTCCATTGCTCAATTTtatcaaattcaatatcGTAGAATCGCTGTCGCAGTTCTACGGAGTCAATCAATGGCATTATTACCTCAGTCAGGGACTACCT
The Sugiyamaella lignohabitans strain CBS 10342 chromosome A, complete sequence genome window above contains:
- the GPI10 gene encoding Gpi10p (Integral membrane protein involved in GPI anchor synthesis; putative alpha 1,2 mannosyltransferase required for addition of the third mannose onto the glycosylphosphatidylinositol (GPI) core structure; human PIG-Bp is a functional homolog; GO_component: GO:0005783 - endoplasmic reticulum [Evidence IEA]; GO_component: GO:0005789 - endoplasmic reticulum membrane [Evidence IEA]; GO_component: GO:0016021 - integral component of membrane [Evidence IEA]; GO_component: GO:0016021 - integral component of membrane [Evidence ISM] [PMID 12192589]; GO_component: GO:0016021 - integral component of membrane [Evidence ISS] [PMID 9639537]; GO_component: GO:0016020 - membrane [Evidence IEA]; GO_function: GO:0004584 - dolichyl-phosphate-mannose-glycolipid alpha-mannosyltransferase activity [Evidence IMP] [PMID 9576863]; GO_function: GO:0004584 - dolichyl-phosphate-mannose-glycolipid alpha-mannosyltransferase activity [Evidence IMP] [PMID 9639537]; GO_function: GO:0016740 - transferase activity [Evidence IEA]; GO_function: GO:0016757 - transferase activity, transferring glycosyl groups [Evidence IEA,IEA]; GO_process: GO:0006506 - GPI anchor biosynthetic process [Evidence IEA,IEA]; GO_process: GO:0006506 - GPI anchor biosynthetic process [Evidence IMP] [PMID 9759715]), with product MQYSSRRWIHLPLYAIPLLVAFRVFNALSIKTFFQPDEYWQSLEPAHIAVYGYGYLTWEWREHLRSAAHPLLFAGVYKLANWLDIDPVLGPKLFQGVVAAIGDIYTYELAIQATNTPSASVAKLALFANLASAFNWFCLPRTFSNSLETVLTTIALSYWPWKSFTSGSPIIWPRFVLSLAIASIACIFRPTNALLWLFLGIHFLWTSSSSRQTTVKIIAATSAVLTLSLCFNGLVDYVYFGEPVFPLLNFIKFNIVESLSQFYGVNQWHYYLSQGLPLLTMAYLPLVLTGLYQYKSTIIVQLILFIIGSYSLLAHKEVRFIFPLIPLLHLLVAAALDRIRRRAIFPLPYLVAILLAINVPVATYFSLYHQRGVIDVISYLRHEPTVSSVGFLMPCHSTPWQSHIHRPDITAWFLTCEPPLGLTAKQQKSYLDIADQFYADPTTFLDTHFPPLDDAPTDTPPSHSDYDWPSHLVFFAALEPLASRYLSPVYQEVSSFFPGAGASGGWGSAPDPAAPLAALESFSSTVLAISCEAGATGSGAEPQPPEAPWPPDTV